The Heyndrickxia acidicola sequence TCATAATAAAACCTCCGATTAGTTAGTTTCCGAACACGCAAAAAGGGCGCCCTCGGATTAACGAAAGCACCCTTGTTATGTACGGTAAGAGGATGTAATAAAAATTACTCCTCACTAGTAATTACAACGAAAAGGGCAAAATACAACTAAAAATATATTACAATTTCATTACAAGTTTTCGCCCCTTGGAATTCTAAAAAATTTTTCGCGAAATTTTTTTAAAGTCGTATGATACAAGTTATCTTTTTTACGGAAAGGGGGTGCCTACCCCTTTACTGATGAAACCATGCTTGATCCGCAAATCCCTGGTTCATTACGAACATTGGAGTGTCGTTTGCGTTCACTTCGAAGTACGCATAGCCTTCTACATCGCCGTTTTGGTAAAGAACCGTGCGTATATCATTCGGTATATCAAGCGACAAGAATCCGGGATCATACGTAAAACCCGACTTACTAACCGCCTTAAAGTTCGTACTGCTTAACGACAGTGAATCCGGGTTTAACTTATTAGCGTGGACCTTAAACGAAGCCAGTATGTACTTCATTCCGGACTGTGGCGCTTGATTATACGGATTCGCTGCGTGAATGATTTGCCACGCTGCATCGCCGTCAATCACATTCGTAAGAGTAACGTTGTAATTACGGAATCCATTTACGTCGTCAGCCTGAACGGTTACTTTCGTGCCGAGGGGCGCCGGATTACTATGTGACTTGCCGATGGCGGTCGGTGCTGGTGGACTTAATTTCGCCACTTGCGTCTTCAAACTGGCGATTGTTTTGTCACGCTGTGTAATCGTAGCCTTTAATGAAGCGATGGTCCGTTCCAGACTTGCAATGGTTGGCTTTGCAGTTGCGGCTAGTGCGGGAGAGGTCGTGATGAGTGCTGCGCAGGCGATTGAAGCGATTGTGATACCGATTTTCCGTTGTTTCATCGATAATTCCTCCTATTTGAGCATGATACTACCGAATTATACCATTTTTACAAGCAAATAGTTTGAGTTTTGTGAATTCTGCGCATACTTTCGTCCATCACAAGGCGTATACCTCTAAAAGACCCACGGCGCCTCTTGCGAAGGGGTGGCTGGGGGGTCAATCCTTGTCTGTCACTCACCAAATGCTTAATCCATAATGATAGCGTTCGATAGTATTCTATTAATCTGCGCGAATGAATTCGTTGTACCCTGCGTCGCTGCCCGTATTGGCCAGCCGTTAATCGTTAACAGCTCGTTCAATTGCTATCGATCTTTTGTTTCGAGCAAATCGACTATTTAGCGACTGCATAGCCCCTTATCGCATACCTGCCGTGTTAGTCCCTCGTTTGACCCCTATAAACAGCGTATTCTAACGTCTTAGATGGAACTGTTAGCCGGTTCTATTCCTTTGCTATTCGTCGCTATAATTCCCCACGTTTTAACGTCAATAATCGGTATGTATCAACGCAAATAGGCCAATAAATAGTTCCGCTGCGTGTTCAGGTAACGAGCCATGTACCGCGCTATTTAATCGGCGGCCCCAGTGTTTATAAGATGCACGTCTAAAAAGCAGCCGTTTTGCGTTTCGATAATTTATCGTTCGTTAGCTTCTGGTACCCCGACGGCCCCATAAAAAAGAGCCGCATCTCTGCCGCCCTATTTATTCCGTTCCTTTAATTTTCGGTGTAACGTCATACGTGATATCTTCGCCTTTTCTGCTATCTCCTGCATAGTCATTCCACCCTTATCATAAAGATAAAACGCGTATTCAAGTTTATCGTCTTGGACGGATGGACGGCCGGCATGACGTCCGTTAGCTGCCGCAGCTTGCAATCCTTCTTTCGTCCGTTCGGATATTAAATCACGTTCAAACTGCGCTAAACCGGCGAACATTGTAAACATCAGCTTTCCGTGTGCTGTTGTTGTATCCAACCAGGACTCTTTCAGGCTGCGTAAATTAGCGCCTTTACTTCCAATTAGCTCTACGATTTCGATAAGGTCCTTCGTAGAACGCGATAAACGAGTAAGATCGGTAATGATAACCTCATCGCCTGCGCGAAGTTGATCGAGCAAATGGTTAAGCTCCGGACGCTCTCGCTTTGTTCCAGTTACCTTCTCAAAGAATACTTTTTCGCAGCCTGCTTCTTTAAGTTGTTGCTCTTGACGATCAAGGTTTTGGTCCAACGTAGATACCCGCATATACCCGAAAATCATATTAATCCGCTCCCTTTGTTTTGGTACTTTAATTGTAACAAAAAGGGTTTTCGATGTAAATAGTTACAAACTAATTTTGTTACATATTTTTGTTACAAAGTAAACCGCGTTAAATTAATTCCGGCGACTGCTTTGAATTATTGTAACTTAAACGGTCGTTTTTGTTACACCAAACAACGTGTCATATTGACGGTCGGCCTTTTTGCGTTAATTAAATAGTTAATATAACGATAAACAGCAAATTAACCGCGATACCCCGAGGTTTTTGACGTAGGCGTCCGTGTCCGTCCAAAACTAGACGAAATGGGCCCGAAGTTAATATATGCGACATATTATGACGCTTTAACGCGGTGAAGGTTGCTAGTCTTAACGCTACGAAGGCCGATAGAATTCCGTCGTCATTTCGCCCTTAATACATTAAAACATTGCGTCGATCTTCGGCCCAAAAACCGGGCCTCGTTCACCGCTACCATCCGCCCTTTCTCTTCTAACGTTAATAAATACTATCGATATAAATATAAACGTCACAGCAGGCGGAGCTTGCGACGGTCTGCAATGTTTTATAAGGTACTTTTTGCCCGTTTATCGCTGGTCTTTTTTTCAAAGACATATATAACTGATTAAGATATCCCAAACTGGTCAAAAACCGCTGTAACCTTTGGCGCTGTAAGGTCTGTGCCACTTCGATCTTGTTCCCGAAAAGGGAGGTATTTAGCCGTTTTTGTTCCCGAAAAGGGAGGTATCGCTTTAGTGTAGTAAAGTATCCGCACCGTTGCCCTTTTTCTTATATTGTTTTACTTAGTAAAATACTTCGACACAATAAATTTTTTAACCACAGCGTTAAAGGTGTTTTTTACCTTTGACGCAATGTCTTTAAGTCTCGTTATTAATTCTCGTTATATATATCTAGTTAACACCTAAACAAACATTCCGTTACACCCGGCAATCAGGTGTAACTTAACGATTTATTCCGTGTAACCATGTTTTCGCCTCCAATCTCGCATCCTATCTGCTGCACCTTCTCGCCTACTATCGGATCTTTTTATTGCCTGCTTATAATTAGCATGCGCATCCGGAAACTTGTTGAAGAATGTTGTTTCATCCAGCGGTATTAACGGAACATAATAACCCATTTCCGGAAAATCGATTAGTCCGACTTCCTTCAAGTCCTTCAAATGTCGGCTCGTTGTGTCGGGCACCTTTCCGTATTTAACCGATAATGTCTCTACGCTGGGAAAAGCGTAGCCTTCCGCCGTGTTATAGTAATCGATAATAAGCGCGTATAAGAAGATTTTATCTGCGTTCATTTTATCGTGGTGAATATAGTGCCTTACATCGGACGGAAGTGGAACCCAATACTTGCCACCCACTCCAGGATTAGTTTTGTCGTAGACCTTTCTTCCTTCCATATCGATAACCTCCTTAAAAAATATCCCTCGAAATATAATACAAAGTGAATATATAGTGTCGCGTAACTTATACTTGATATGACGCACGGAAATTCTTTTTCGCGCACGAATCTCTTCTCATTAATTTTCAAAAAAAGTTGTTTATTCCGTGCACGCTCTGCGAAATCATAAGAATTTAGTAACTAAGCCGCGCAAAGAAAAAATCCCTTTTAACTGTATAAGCGTTTCAACTCAGACTCTTCCGAAAATAAAAAACGATCAGCAGGCCCGCCTAATGCCTCCGATCGTTCTTCGTTATGTAAAAGCGTTGTTTGCCGCCAACGCCTTATATAAGTTGCCCGCAAGCCACTCTGCTGAGATTGCCATCTCATTCATTTACCGCCAGGGTCCCGACTCATGCGCTTATCCACCGAAAAGTTGAATTGGCTCCCTTTAGTATTAAATCGTATAGAGACTTCGGGCTCTTAGCGATAATATCGGTATTATTCTCGTCCAAGTTTACGATATAAGTATTAGGTTCGGTTGTTTCTGTAGTTATACGATAAACACCGATGCCCTCGTCGTCTGAAACGAGTACTTTATCGCCAGTTAATAAAAGAGCTTCTTGCGGTTGGTCCGCCTTGCCTTCAAGTACAAAAATAACGTTAACTTTTCTCATCGCTCATTACCTCCGTTTAGTTGACCTGATTTGTTCATACCTACGAATAATCCCACCGTAAAGCATCCGATAGCCATAAAACTAACTGTAATTAACATTGTTTGTCCTCCATTCTGGCGAATATTGCTTCGGCCATTCCTACGACTGTCATATTGAGTAAATCTTCTAGTTCGATGCTCATAAGCTCAGGAAACATATCGAGATGGAATACCTTAACGGAAGTGTCGTCGTAGTTGATTTCAACGGAATCGGCGGTTTCATCCATATACGGAACATGCTCGAAAGTGACCGCCATGTTGTCCTTCCAGACGATTGTTTTATTACCGATGTAGATTGCTTTGTTTATGTCGGTCCAATATTCTTCGTCATTAAATGAATGCGGGTCGTGATTGTGATAGAGCCGCGTGATGTGGCACATAATCTTACCCCTTTCTTATTACTAATGTGTAATTATCCCTTGTCCTAATATTACTTATTAGTAATTAGAAAGTCAACCCTTATTGACGAAAAAATTTCAGATATGTAATATGTAATTAGTAATAGGATGGAGGTTAGCAAATGGTTAGCAGAACAAAATCTAATCCAAGATACAAGGCAGTGCCAAGAATGCACGAAATCAGGAAAGAAAAAGGCATAGAGACAAGTAAAGAGTTAGCGCAACTTGCAAACGTAACAGAGCCGACAATCAGCCGTTTCGACAGTCAGACGCGCTATGATATAAACGTTTTAGCATCTGTTGCTAAAGCATTGAACGTTAAGATTGATGATTTATTTATAATTGAGGAAAACAAAGAAGCCGACTCAAATTAAGTCGGTTATTTTTATGCTACATTTTGCGACAAAATAGTATATAATTACCATTGTAAGCTCGTGCGGAGTTTACATTACCTCTTTGTTGAAGTTGCTTTTCGAAGTAACTTCTTTTTTTATTTCATGACAATCGCACCTTTAAAACCCCACTGTTCGGCGGCTGCTTTATCTTTCGAGGCTCCGGCTTCAATGACTCAACGAATTGTGTAAATGATTCCGCCTGAAACACACGAAACGGGTAGGTACCGTCTATGGCATAACGGTGATCGGAAATAATGAGTACGTGCGGAAATTTCGCCATGACCCCTGAGTTAAAGAAATCGACGTATCTGTCGAGTTTTTGCTTTAATTGTTTATCTGAGTAAAGCGTTCTTTGACATTCTACGAAAAATCCAGTTTTACGATAGTTCGTATAAGCGTCAGGTTCAACCGTCCCTTTGCTCCCGTATTTCGGTTCAACTAGGAAAGTATCAACAGACCCTAGACGTCTGACCTCTTTAAATACTTCGAGAATTGCGAGCCAATGACCAATCTTAGCGCTGTTTTTCTTAACGGTGGAGTCTGGCCCGAAATAAACGTAAGGAACGAACGCCGTGGACCGTTGAATCTGACCATCACGCATCAACCGAAGCAAAACGTTATTGGCGGCTTTTTCCGGATTCTTGAGGTTGGAGAAGAAAATTTCGGCGATAGAGTCACGGTCCATCACCTTAAATTTGTTCAACGCCTTAACAATCACCACATCACGTTTAGTTAACATCTTCGAACACGTCTCCTTCCGTTAATCGGATCGGATCAGCCGCCTTTTCGATAAAGCTATGATTCTGCCAGTTTTGATCCTTGTAGGCTGCGAGCAGTTTCTCGGCCTTTTCTTCCGTTAAGTAAGGCGCTTGCAGCTCCGTCAGCTCATCACGTTTGATTAAAAAGCGCCCAGGAGTCGATTTGCTAATCCGCTCACTCCCAGGAGTTCCGATTATCTTCGCATTCTGAAAATCCGTTGTGCGAAATCCCATTCTAACGGTTAATAGACCGCGAATTTTAGTATCGAGAATGTCGTGGGAAGGACGTTGAAGGCTAAAAACGCAGTATATTTGCAACGCACGGCCTAATGACGCTAGTTGAATGAGGATACGCTTCATTTCTTTGTCGTCCATTATCATTACGAATTCGTCGATACAAAGCATGATTGCAGGCACTCTGACTGCCTCTGGAAGCTTGTTGACGTGCGTTACCCCATATTGGTTAAGCAACTCACTACGACGCCTCATTTCGCCTTCTAGGTGCCTTAGCGTGTGTGCTATTTCTTCTGGATAAATACAAACGCTTTTAACATGCTTTACTCCTCTAAAAAGGAAGAATTCGCTCATTTTCAAGTCGCCAAGAAACAGATGCAGCTCGTCGGGCGTTTTCGTTTGAATTAACGTCGATAGAATGCTTCGAAGTTGCGTGCTCTTCCCACCACCTGGCTCGCCTGAAATCAAGCAATTTGGCTCCGTCAGAGCGTCATAAGCCTGCCAGCCTTCTTTTCCTTTGCCGCAAACAATCGGTATTTCAAATCCGGAAAGCTCCGGTAATATTTCCTCCTTATTGTAGGTCAGCTTCTTAGGTAACGATTGCTTACTGACGGTCAGTGTGAACGTTTTAACCTCGCCGGAGAGCTCCGCTTTGCCAAAAGATTGCTCAAATACGTAGAAATGTTTTTGAAGTAACTTCGGGTCTATTCCGGTAGGTAGAGTGAAGGTAATTTTCGTTGAGGATTCGGTGATAGATAAGTTGCGGATTCTCGGATAAATAAATCGATCATCGGTAATTTTGCGGTAAATGCCAGCCAGCCTAAATGCAGTAATTAGTTGCCGTCGCGCCTTTAACTTTAGCCATAAGCTCATCGCAGGAACCTCATAACGGCCGAAGAATCGAGGAATAAGGCCGCAGCTACAATTCCGGCTATCGGTAGTGCCAATTTCAGAGCAAAACTTAAAGATTCCCAGCCGTGAGCCTCCGCCAGTTTATCCAACATTGCGATTGTCATAATGCTTCCAGCTCCAATAAAAAATACCGGTGTAAATAACATGATGTGTCCTCCCATTTTTCACGTAGTGCCCATTCGGATGTAATGGGTAGCTTTGCGTTTTTCGAATAGCCTGCGGAACAAGAAATCCCTCTAAAATAAATTTGTTACTACGGTAAATAACACGTCAGCAATCGGGTGTAGAATATCCCGATGGATACCAGTTTTTAACGTCTGCATTCCGTAGTCTATAAATTGGTATAAGTCCTCAGTTAGTTTAAATTGTTTCATTTCTGTCCATATGGAATAGTCAGCCACGCACACCGCTTCATGAAAAGGATTTCCGTCGATACATTCGTTCACCACTCCGTTAAAATTCGTAAATAAGTCCTTATCGGGGTGCATGTGTTGCCATGCTTGATTTTCGTACGCGCAGTGAATTTTCTTGCCGATAACGCTCCATCCTGAATGTTGTTGAATATAAGGGATAAGCTCCTCAGTATTGACGGTAGTAAAGTCTTGATTGTTAATTTTTACTTTCATGGTTTCCCCTCGCGCTCCCCTTCCATCGTCTCTCGCTTCCTCTCTCCTAACAAATTTTTGTTTTGTTCATAAGTCTATTGTCTATCTCGTACAAACACGGCAGCGTTAATAAGTAAATAATGTTTAATAACCGTTTAATGACTGTTTCGATTTCATGTTAATAGCTTATTCTTACTGTTTGTACCTATTTACAACTTTTCTTTGAAAGTTTTCAAAGTAGACTTGCATAATTCCCCTAGAATTTGTCCATAACGGAACTAGATACTATTAAGGAGAGTGTTTTTACGATGTTTGGTTTATTTGGAGGAAAGCCGCGGACACCAGTCGGTAAATTTTTAGATAAATGGGGAATTACTCAGGAGTGGCTAGCAAAAAAGACAAAGATTAGTCGCAATACTATTAGTAAAATTGCTTCTGATAATGGCTACTCACCAAACCTTAGTACGA is a genomic window containing:
- a CDS encoding recombinase family protein — its product is MIFGYMRVSTLDQNLDRQEQQLKEAGCEKVFFEKVTGTKRERPELNHLLDQLRAGDEVIITDLTRLSRSTKDLIEIVELIGSKGANLRSLKESWLDTTTAHGKLMFTMFAGLAQFERDLISERTKEGLQAAAANGRHAGRPSVQDDKLEYAFYLYDKGGMTMQEIAEKAKISRMTLHRKLKERNK
- a CDS encoding FtsK/SpoIIIE domain-containing protein, whose amino-acid sequence is MSLWLKLKARRQLITAFRLAGIYRKITDDRFIYPRIRNLSITESSTKITFTLPTGIDPKLLQKHFYVFEQSFGKAELSGEVKTFTLTVSKQSLPKKLTYNKEEILPELSGFEIPIVCGKGKEGWQAYDALTEPNCLISGEPGGGKSTQLRSILSTLIQTKTPDELHLFLGDLKMSEFFLFRGVKHVKSVCIYPEEIAHTLRHLEGEMRRRSELLNQYGVTHVNKLPEAVRVPAIMLCIDEFVMIMDDKEMKRILIQLASLGRALQIYCVFSLQRPSHDILDTKIRGLLTVRMGFRTTDFQNAKIIGTPGSERISKSTPGRFLIKRDELTELQAPYLTEEKAEKLLAAYKDQNWQNHSFIEKAADPIRLTEGDVFEDVN
- a CDS encoding replication-relaxation family protein, with the translated sequence MLTKRDVVIVKALNKFKVMDRDSIAEIFFSNLKNPEKAANNVLLRLMRDGQIQRSTAFVPYVYFGPDSTVKKNSAKIGHWLAILEVFKEVRRLGSVDTFLVEPKYGSKGTVEPDAYTNYRKTGFFVECQRTLYSDKQLKQKLDRYVDFFNSGVMAKFPHVLIISDHRYAIDGTYPFRVFQAESFTQFVESLKPEPRKIKQPPNSGVLKVRLS
- a CDS encoding helix-turn-helix domain-containing protein — encoded protein: MVSRTKSNPRYKAVPRMHEIRKEKGIETSKELAQLANVTEPTISRFDSQTRYDINVLASVAKALNVKIDDLFIIEENKEADSN
- a CDS encoding helix-turn-helix transcriptional regulator, with the translated sequence MFGLFGGKPRTPVGKFLDKWGITQEWLAKKTKISRNTISKIASDNGYSPNLSTIKKVMNALREVDPKAKTEDFFDI
- a CDS encoding helix-turn-helix domain-containing protein; the encoded protein is MEGRKVYDKTNPGVGGKYWVPLPSDVRHYIHHDKMNADKIFLYALIIDYYNTAEGYAFPSVETLSVKYGKVPDTTSRHLKDLKEVGLIDFPEMGYYVPLIPLDETTFFNKFPDAHANYKQAIKRSDSRREGAADRMRDWRRKHGYTE